In Chryseobacterium oranimense, a single window of DNA contains:
- a CDS encoding OmpA family protein gives MKLSLAIVALAMAIPAVSYAQDSTAVSNGEYPNTFSSGSANVSPFTNQSKRFNDWSISAGAGVPLVQSADLTSIKNGGGKNLFGYSAYVSIDKAITHAFGLKLQYDRGETRQGWFNTKDAAPDATAVGARTQYDAISLLGDINFSNLLRRVDNHSPFRWALHGYAGIGTLAYRAYQKDINGQRLATEVKPFKLGSMFMQAGAGLKYKINRRLDLEGRLMYVVTGDDEFDGGGDQYSAINKRSEQVSDNFFNATLGLTLKLGKHESHLMWHDPLQEIYYKLDVLANKNQDIEVCKKGDADNDGVCDDWDRQLDTPAGARVDGAGVALDTDLDGVIDLYDKCVTVPGPVENNGCPTTTAGPVVETETKLEGIEFDLNSDRILPSNTPILNNAVSYINSSNGAYNVIGATDTRASDAYNQKLSERRANSVKNYLIKNGVESSKLNAIGRGEKDLKYPECDPATKCPEWKNRANRRVYFEAK, from the coding sequence ATGAAATTAAGTTTAGCAATTGTAGCCTTAGCAATGGCAATTCCAGCCGTAAGCTATGCACAAGACTCAACAGCAGTTTCAAATGGAGAATATCCAAACACATTTTCTTCTGGTTCTGCCAATGTTTCTCCGTTTACCAATCAATCAAAAAGATTTAATGACTGGTCTATTTCAGCCGGTGCAGGTGTACCGTTGGTACAGTCAGCTGATTTAACATCTATCAAAAATGGTGGCGGTAAAAACCTTTTCGGATACTCTGCTTATGTAAGTATTGATAAAGCGATCACTCATGCGTTCGGTTTAAAATTACAGTATGACAGAGGTGAAACGAGACAAGGATGGTTCAACACTAAAGATGCTGCTCCGGATGCAACAGCTGTAGGTGCAAGAACTCAGTATGATGCGATCTCTTTATTAGGAGATATCAACTTCTCTAATTTATTGAGAAGAGTTGACAACCACTCTCCTTTCAGATGGGCACTTCACGGATATGCAGGTATAGGTACTCTCGCTTACAGAGCTTATCAGAAAGATATCAACGGACAAAGACTAGCTACGGAAGTTAAGCCTTTCAAACTAGGTTCAATGTTTATGCAGGCTGGTGCCGGTTTAAAATACAAAATCAACAGAAGACTAGATCTTGAAGGTAGATTGATGTATGTAGTAACAGGTGATGATGAATTCGATGGTGGAGGTGATCAATACAGTGCTATCAACAAACGTTCAGAACAGGTATCTGACAACTTCTTCAATGCAACTTTAGGTCTTACATTGAAATTAGGAAAACACGAATCTCACCTAATGTGGCACGACCCGCTTCAGGAAATCTATTACAAGCTTGATGTTTTGGCTAACAAAAACCAGGATATTGAAGTATGTAAAAAAGGTGATGCTGATAATGACGGAGTTTGTGACGATTGGGACAGACAGCTTGATACTCCTGCTGGTGCAAGAGTGGATGGTGCTGGTGTTGCTCTTGATACTGACCTTGACGGTGTAATTGACCTTTACGATAAGTGTGTAACCGTTCCTGGACCAGTTGAAAACAACGGATGTCCTACAACTACTGCAGGACCTGTAGTAGAAACAGAAACAAAACTTGAAGGAATTGAGTTTGACTTAAATTCTGACAGAATTTTACCTTCAAACACTCCAATCCTGAATAATGCTGTTTCTTACATCAACTCTTCAAACGGAGCTTATAATGTAATCGGAGCTACAGATACAAGAGCTTCTGATGCTTACAACCAAAAACTTTCTGAAAGAAGAGCAAATAGCGTTAAAAACTATCTGATCAAAAACGGAGTAGAATCTTCTAAATTAAACGCAATCGGTAGAGGTGAAAAAGACCTTAAATACCCTGAGTGTGACCCAGCTACTAAATGTCCTGAATGGAAAAACAGAGCTAACAGAAGAGTATATTTCGAAGCTAAATAA
- the folK gene encoding 2-amino-4-hydroxy-6-hydroxymethyldihydropteridine diphosphokinase: protein MSQHRVVLLLGSNLGDQKKNIEVALQKISEGGNHISQISEFLITEPIEFVSSNIFCNIASLIFTHLSPIQLLDFVKNIEAEMGRIKDSKASGGYSDRIIDIDIIKYNDLHFRSEKLEIPHYKHLFEREFSKILLKDFI from the coding sequence ATGTCGCAGCATAGGGTAGTTTTGTTACTAGGAAGTAACCTTGGAGATCAAAAAAAAAATATAGAAGTGGCCTTACAGAAAATCAGTGAGGGTGGGAATCACATTTCACAAATAAGCGAATTTTTAATTACGGAACCCATAGAATTTGTCAGTTCCAATATTTTTTGTAATATTGCATCATTAATATTCACGCACCTCTCGCCAATTCAGTTGCTTGATTTTGTTAAAAATATAGAAGCTGAGATGGGAAGAATCAAGGATTCAAAGGCCTCAGGCGGGTATAGCGATAGAATAATAGATATTGATATCATTAAATATAACGATCTGCATTTCAGGTCAGAAAAATTGGAAATACCTCATTATAAACATTTGTTTGAAAGAGAGTTTTCAAAAATATTATTGAAAGATTTTATCTAA
- the sppA gene encoding signal peptide peptidase SppA, which yields MRSFFKNVLANIVAIVLLCALFFVFFIMMLVFSSMGNDKSVVVKNNSVLTINLKTNIIDSPTEEEMGLFNISDKQKSVMLYDVLEAIKKAKTDDHIKGISIEADDFHAGMTQIDDIRNAIQDFKKSGKFVYAYGNAVSQASYYLGSVADQYYLNPSGMIELKGLATEVAFFKDFADKYGIGIEVIRHGKFKSAVEPFLRNDISPENKEQLSTLLNDIWKNTSTKMAVSRKIDTAQFKMVVDSLYGMIPELGLKYKLADKLIQKTEYDQMLKSKLSLKEKEKLNKVSLAGYIRSYADEDKSGEKVAVLYASGGINNGDGYNEIYSEKYIKYIKDLQNDDKVKAVVFRINSPGGSANASDEILFELQQLKKKKPLVVSFGDYAASGGYYIAMAADKIYSEPNTLTGSIGVFGVIPYYKDLANKNGIRSDIVATNANSQYYSALNGVTPYGVNLITRSVEGTYKRFVHFVTQNRKQTFEQIDSVGGGRVWSGVRAKQIGLVDELGTLNDAVNFAAQKAGLKSYHVSSYPKRMTQFEQIFKDLNEDDISARIIKNKIGKANYEILQQITDQKLQSEVKMEMPYQIKIN from the coding sequence ATGAGAAGTTTCTTCAAAAACGTCTTGGCAAATATAGTGGCAATTGTCCTATTATGTGCCTTATTTTTCGTCTTTTTCATCATGATGCTTGTGTTCAGTTCTATGGGGAATGACAAATCTGTTGTGGTGAAAAATAATTCTGTTCTTACGATTAATTTAAAAACCAATATAATAGATAGTCCTACCGAAGAGGAAATGGGGCTGTTCAATATCAGCGACAAACAAAAAAGTGTTATGCTGTATGATGTACTGGAAGCGATTAAAAAAGCTAAAACGGATGATCATATTAAAGGTATAAGTATCGAAGCAGATGATTTCCATGCGGGAATGACCCAGATTGATGATATCAGAAATGCGATTCAAGATTTTAAAAAGAGCGGAAAATTTGTATATGCCTATGGAAATGCAGTTTCGCAGGCTTCTTATTATTTAGGATCTGTTGCTGATCAGTATTATCTTAATCCGTCAGGAATGATAGAGCTGAAAGGCTTGGCTACTGAAGTGGCATTCTTTAAAGACTTTGCGGATAAATATGGTATTGGTATAGAAGTGATCCGACACGGAAAGTTTAAATCGGCTGTTGAACCCTTTTTAAGAAATGATATTTCCCCGGAAAATAAAGAGCAGTTAAGCACTCTCTTAAATGATATCTGGAAAAATACTTCAACTAAAATGGCGGTTTCAAGAAAAATAGATACAGCGCAGTTTAAAATGGTTGTCGACAGCTTGTATGGAATGATCCCTGAATTAGGGCTTAAATATAAACTTGCTGATAAGCTGATCCAGAAAACAGAGTATGATCAGATGTTGAAATCCAAACTTAGCCTTAAAGAAAAGGAAAAGCTGAATAAGGTATCTTTAGCTGGTTATATCAGATCGTATGCGGACGAAGATAAATCAGGAGAAAAAGTAGCCGTATTGTACGCTTCGGGTGGGATTAATAATGGTGACGGTTATAATGAGATCTATTCTGAAAAATATATTAAATACATTAAGGATCTTCAGAATGATGATAAAGTGAAAGCTGTTGTTTTCAGAATTAATTCTCCGGGAGGAAGTGCCAATGCTTCAGATGAAATTTTATTTGAATTACAGCAGCTGAAGAAGAAAAAACCTTTAGTCGTTTCTTTTGGTGACTATGCCGCTTCAGGAGGTTACTATATTGCAATGGCAGCCGATAAAATCTATTCGGAACCTAATACGCTGACGGGATCTATCGGGGTTTTCGGAGTAATTCCTTACTATAAAGATCTTGCAAACAAAAACGGTATCCGTTCAGATATTGTTGCAACCAATGCCAATTCCCAATACTATTCTGCCCTGAATGGTGTTACACCTTACGGAGTAAACCTTATCACGAGAAGTGTGGAAGGAACCTACAAAAGATTTGTACATTTCGTTACCCAGAACAGAAAACAGACTTTCGAGCAGATCGACAGTGTAGGAGGAGGGAGAGTATGGAGTGGTGTTCGTGCCAAGCAGATCGGTCTTGTAGATGAATTGGGAACATTGAATGATGCTGTAAACTTTGCAGCACAAAAAGCAGGATTGAAATCTTACCATGTATCTTCTTATCCAAAAAGAATGACTCAGTTTGAGCAGATTTTCAAAGACCTGAATGAAGATGATATCTCTGCAAGAATCATTAAAAACAAAATAGGTAAAGCCAACTATGAAATCCTCCAGCAGATTACAGATCAGAAGCTGCAGTCTGAGGTGAAAATGGAAATGCCTTACCAGATCAAGATCAACTAA
- the ribB gene encoding 3,4-dihydroxy-2-butanone-4-phosphate synthase — protein sequence MSDIKLNTIPEAIEDLKNGKIIIVVDDEDRENEGDFLCAAELTTPEIINFMALHGRGLICMPLPEKRCDELGLEVMVSRSSDPKETAFTVSVDLLGNGTSTGISASDRAKTILALMDEKSKPTDFMRPGHIFPLRARKGGVLKRAGHTEAAIDLTNLAGLKEGGVICEIMNEDGSMSRLPELHAFAQKHDMKIVSIEDLIHYQLKKGNLIERLEERKVKTAYGEFDFFAFRETSNDQIHFALTKGSWTVDEPVLVRVQSSDSYFDVLTRLNNGEKPLLEKVTNMINEAGKGAVIFINNVSNSENTLRKLQQFLNYQDGQEQHPTLAYNYRDYGIGTQILKNLGINKFKVITQNPNIKPQVGGYDVEVTELVQL from the coding sequence ATGTCTGATATTAAATTGAATACTATTCCAGAGGCTATTGAAGACCTCAAAAATGGTAAAATAATCATAGTAGTGGATGATGAAGACAGAGAAAACGAAGGTGATTTTCTTTGTGCTGCGGAACTGACAACGCCGGAAATTATCAATTTTATGGCACTTCACGGAAGAGGGCTGATATGTATGCCGCTTCCTGAAAAAAGATGCGACGAGCTTGGTCTTGAAGTGATGGTAAGCAGAAGCAGTGATCCTAAGGAAACCGCTTTTACCGTTTCTGTTGACCTTCTTGGTAACGGAACTTCTACCGGAATTTCTGCCAGCGACAGAGCAAAAACCATTTTAGCTTTGATGGATGAAAAATCCAAGCCGACGGATTTTATGAGACCCGGCCATATTTTCCCGCTTCGTGCAAGAAAAGGAGGAGTTTTAAAAAGAGCAGGACATACTGAAGCAGCGATTGACCTTACGAATCTGGCAGGTTTAAAAGAAGGAGGAGTAATCTGTGAAATTATGAATGAGGACGGCAGCATGTCACGTTTGCCAGAGCTTCATGCTTTTGCCCAGAAACATGATATGAAGATTGTTTCCATCGAAGACCTGATCCATTATCAGCTTAAAAAAGGAAATCTTATCGAAAGACTTGAAGAAAGAAAGGTAAAAACTGCTTATGGTGAGTTTGACTTTTTTGCTTTCAGAGAAACTTCAAATGATCAGATCCATTTTGCCCTGACAAAAGGTTCATGGACTGTTGATGAGCCTGTTTTGGTAAGAGTTCAGTCTTCAGATTCTTATTTTGATGTATTGACAAGACTTAATAATGGTGAAAAACCATTATTGGAAAAAGTAACTAACATGATCAATGAAGCAGGAAAAGGAGCTGTTATTTTTATCAACAACGTTTCCAATTCTGAAAATACGCTGAGAAAACTTCAGCAATTCCTGAACTATCAGGACGGACAGGAGCAGCATCCTACTTTAGCATACAATTACAGAGATTACGGTATCGGAACGCAGATCCTGAAAAATCTGGGCATCAATAAATTTAAAGTAATCACACAAAACCCTAATATCAAACCACAGGTTGGTGGATATGATGTAGAGGTTACGGAATTGGTTCAGCTGTAA
- a CDS encoding GlsB/YeaQ/YmgE family stress response membrane protein: MGILTWIIFGLIAGAIAKLIMPGTQGGGWLMTIILGIVGAFVGGFIGSFLGWGTTDSFDFRSMLLAVGGALIVLWIYGMATKKG, translated from the coding sequence ATGGGAATTTTAACTTGGATCATATTTGGTCTTATCGCAGGGGCAATTGCAAAACTTATTATGCCGGGAACACAAGGCGGCGGATGGTTAATGACTATTATTTTAGGTATTGTTGGAGCTTTCGTAGGAGGATTTATAGGCAGCTTTTTGGGATGGGGAACTACAGATAGTTTCGATTTCAGAAGTATGCTGTTAGCTGTCGGAGGAGCGTTAATCGTTCTCTGGATCTACGGAATGGCTACTAAGAAAGGCTAA
- a CDS encoding Crp/Fnr family transcriptional regulator yields the protein MTESLQKHIRQYIEISDEKLEKYCSAFKVKKLKKKDFLLKEGDICEAEGFVVNGCFKVFRTDKNADEQILYFGVEDWWVSDIDSFINQIPSQLNIQAIEDSEILLISKEDKDRFYREIPEIESLMRLKFQMSIIALQRRIIDNLSKPSDERYQDFLKEYPKTAHRLTNIQIAAYLGVTPEFISRIRRKIVSRD from the coding sequence ATGACAGAGTCTTTACAAAAACACATCAGGCAATATATTGAAATTTCAGACGAAAAGCTGGAAAAATATTGCAGTGCTTTCAAGGTTAAGAAATTAAAGAAAAAAGATTTTCTTCTGAAAGAGGGAGACATCTGTGAAGCTGAAGGGTTTGTAGTAAACGGATGCTTTAAAGTTTTCCGTACAGACAAGAATGCAGATGAGCAGATCCTGTATTTTGGAGTGGAAGACTGGTGGGTCTCGGATATTGACAGCTTTATCAATCAGATTCCGTCCCAGCTCAATATTCAGGCGATTGAAGACAGTGAGATTCTTTTAATTTCAAAAGAAGATAAAGATAGATTCTATCGGGAAATCCCTGAAATAGAAAGCCTGATGAGGTTGAAATTTCAGATGTCGATCATTGCTCTTCAGCGTAGGATTATTGATAATCTAAGCAAGCCTTCCGATGAGCGCTATCAGGACTTTTTAAAAGAATACCCCAAAACAGCTCACCGTCTTACCAATATCCAGATTGCGGCATATCTGGGTGTCACGCCTGAATTTATCAGCAGGATCCGCAGAAAAATTGTGAGCAGGGACTAA
- the fmt gene encoding methionyl-tRNA formyltransferase, translating into MKSLKVVFLGTPEFAKTSLEAIHQSEHKVVGVVTVADKASGRGQKINQSPVKVYASENNIPVFQPEKLRNPEFLEELRKLDADVFVVVAFRMMPKVLFEMPKMGTFNLHASLLPDYRGAAPINYAVINGEEKTGATTFFINEKIDEGNILLQEELAILPDENAGSLHDRLMVMGSKLVVKTLNGLAENTITERPQPHVEHPKNAYKIFKEDTKINWKSPSKAVHQFILGMSPYPAAFTTLKIGEEEKGLKIFAGKFKITDHGKTSGTLDISKNEFKIYTEDGLYFPQELQLEGKKRMTVKDFLNGFRNFDEISL; encoded by the coding sequence ATGAAATCATTGAAAGTCGTTTTTTTAGGAACTCCGGAATTTGCAAAAACTTCTTTGGAGGCTATTCATCAGTCAGAGCATAAAGTGGTTGGAGTGGTAACTGTTGCCGATAAAGCCAGTGGCCGTGGACAGAAGATCAATCAATCCCCGGTAAAGGTTTATGCTTCAGAAAACAACATCCCTGTTTTTCAGCCAGAAAAGCTGAGAAATCCCGAGTTTCTGGAAGAACTTAGAAAACTGGATGCCGATGTTTTTGTGGTAGTTGCCTTCAGAATGATGCCTAAAGTTCTTTTTGAAATGCCTAAAATGGGAACTTTCAATCTTCATGCTTCACTGCTTCCCGATTACAGAGGAGCGGCACCTATTAATTATGCCGTAATCAATGGCGAAGAAAAAACAGGTGCTACTACATTCTTCATCAATGAAAAAATAGATGAAGGAAATATTCTGCTTCAGGAAGAACTGGCAATTTTGCCGGATGAAAATGCAGGAAGCCTGCACGACAGACTCATGGTAATGGGCTCAAAACTGGTGGTAAAAACTCTTAACGGTTTGGCAGAAAACACCATTACAGAAAGACCTCAGCCACATGTAGAGCATCCTAAAAATGCCTATAAAATATTTAAAGAAGACACTAAAATCAACTGGAAATCCCCGTCAAAAGCTGTTCATCAGTTTATTCTTGGGATGTCACCTTATCCGGCTGCTTTCACAACCTTAAAAATTGGAGAAGAGGAAAAAGGATTAAAGATTTTCGCAGGAAAATTCAAAATTACCGATCATGGAAAAACTTCAGGAACATTGGATATTTCTAAGAATGAATTCAAAATTTATACGGAAGATGGCCTTTATTTTCCACAGGAACTTCAGCTTGAAGGAAAAAAAAGAATGACAGTAAAAGATTTCCTGAACGGATTCAGAAATTTTGATGAGATCAGTTTGTAA
- a CDS encoding LLM class flavin-dependent oxidoreductase, whose product MKNFEISVLDLAPVKQGKSIHDTFQDSLSLANHTENLNYKRFWLAEHHNMESIASSATTVLIGFIANGTKTIRVGSGGIMLPNHSSLIIAEQFGTLESLFPGRIDLGLGRAPGTDGLTAQALGRNPAIINQQFPRQILELQKYFSKENSDALVRAIPGEGLDIPLYILGSSTDSAWLAAELGLPYAFAGHFAPEQMEMAFNIYREHFEPSEQLDKPYIMACINGVAAETSEEAHKISTTLFQAFINIIRNDRKPFAPPVDDMDDIWSPMEKSMVLQKLKYTLIGNQAEIEEKLKDFQEKFNVDELIINSHIYDHQKRLRSYEIFRDVVNSLSKA is encoded by the coding sequence ATGAAAAATTTTGAAATATCAGTGCTTGATCTTGCACCTGTAAAGCAGGGGAAAAGCATTCACGATACTTTTCAGGACAGTTTGTCTTTAGCCAACCATACTGAAAATTTAAATTATAAAAGATTCTGGCTCGCTGAGCATCACAATATGGAAAGTATTGCCAGCTCTGCCACTACAGTTCTGATCGGGTTTATTGCCAACGGAACCAAAACTATAAGAGTAGGTTCCGGCGGAATTATGCTTCCCAATCACAGCTCACTGATCATCGCTGAGCAGTTCGGAACACTGGAATCCCTTTTCCCCGGAAGAATAGACCTTGGTCTGGGAAGAGCTCCCGGAACCGATGGACTTACGGCTCAGGCTTTGGGAAGAAACCCTGCCATCATCAACCAGCAATTCCCGAGACAGATCCTTGAACTTCAGAAATATTTTTCGAAAGAAAACTCTGATGCGTTAGTTCGTGCCATTCCCGGTGAAGGACTGGATATCCCGCTTTATATTCTTGGATCCAGTACGGACAGTGCCTGGCTGGCTGCGGAACTTGGACTTCCTTATGCTTTTGCGGGACATTTTGCCCCGGAGCAGATGGAAATGGCATTTAATATCTACAGAGAGCACTTTGAGCCTTCTGAACAATTGGATAAGCCTTATATTATGGCCTGTATCAATGGTGTTGCGGCAGAAACTTCAGAAGAAGCGCATAAAATTTCAACCACCTTGTTCCAGGCGTTCATCAATATTATAAGAAACGACAGGAAGCCTTTCGCACCGCCCGTGGATGATATGGATGATATCTGGTCGCCAATGGAAAAATCGATGGTGCTTCAGAAACTGAAATATACATTGATCGGGAACCAGGCAGAAATAGAAGAAAAACTGAAAGATTTTCAGGAAAAGTTCAATGTGGACGAATTAATTATCAATTCACATATCTACGATCATCAGAAAAGATTAAGGTCTTATGAGATTTTCAGGGATGTAGTAAACTCTTTATCCAAAGCCTAA
- a CDS encoding ATP-dependent DNA helicase RecQ: MISQQDFQKLKYDTLKYFWGYDTFRDSQEEIIDAVIKENDSLVLLPTGAGKSLCYQLPALLKEGTCLVISPLLALMKDQVSQLKLRGIEAEYLSSELDEYDAEAIYARCKDGLTKLLYISPERLTNIQFLQNIEEIQLSFIAVDEAHCISEWGQDFRPSYQNIKDFRKKNQKIPCLALTATATPKVLEEIKNKLELKKPFVFQKSFKRENIRIFTDEISDKFQRVFDILKHNNDSGIVYVRTRKDAEMLAEFLNKNQIKNVDYFHAGLTTKEKNTRQTIWNKSDNHVLISTNAFGMGIDKDNVRFVIHFSPAPSLENYYQEIGRAGRDGKDSFAFLLWNKQELLNFDEILKNQTPNKAEFLKIITYLYSIFQVAEYELPEKVFQLNIQGIQNFTRLSKAKISNVLNFLHNQEIIYHNDNKSLSSLELLFNAEDIDQLPQKDAYFIELLLRTVSGITTHKVMFSELQVSNKLGVSVPLIKERLKELQQKNYLEYVDGALSSIKFLKPRDERAINSAYWKLFEHIQKNKIQKWEEIKFFIENNDYCKMKLILAYFGEKNTKNCGQCSVCEKNKQSIFGKNISQQIINLLAKKPSTIEDLSIQLNYHSKNNILENLIFLLDSGKVKMLNFRTYALNQE, translated from the coding sequence ATGATTTCTCAGCAGGATTTCCAAAAATTAAAATATGATACCCTAAAATATTTTTGGGGTTATGATACATTCAGGGATTCTCAGGAAGAAATCATTGATGCAGTAATTAAAGAAAACGACAGTCTCGTGCTTCTGCCAACCGGTGCCGGAAAATCCCTTTGTTATCAGCTTCCGGCTTTACTGAAAGAAGGCACCTGCCTTGTTATTTCGCCCCTTCTTGCCCTGATGAAAGATCAGGTAAGCCAGCTTAAGCTTCGCGGTATTGAAGCAGAATATCTTTCTTCCGAGCTAGATGAATATGATGCGGAAGCCATATACGCCCGTTGTAAAGACGGCCTTACCAAACTGCTGTATATCTCCCCCGAAAGATTAACCAATATACAGTTTCTTCAGAATATTGAAGAAATCCAGCTCTCATTTATTGCTGTAGATGAGGCTCATTGTATTTCAGAATGGGGACAGGACTTCCGCCCAAGTTATCAGAATATTAAAGACTTCAGAAAAAAGAACCAAAAGATTCCTTGTCTGGCTTTAACAGCAACTGCAACTCCTAAAGTACTTGAAGAAATCAAAAATAAACTGGAACTTAAAAAGCCTTTTGTTTTTCAGAAAAGTTTTAAGAGAGAAAATATCAGGATTTTTACAGATGAAATTTCTGATAAGTTTCAACGTGTCTTTGATATTTTAAAACATAATAATGACTCCGGGATTGTTTATGTGAGAACCCGGAAGGATGCGGAAATGCTGGCGGAATTTCTTAACAAAAACCAGATAAAAAATGTAGATTATTTCCATGCAGGGCTAACGACAAAAGAAAAAAATACAAGACAAACTATCTGGAATAAAAGTGACAACCATGTTCTGATTTCAACCAATGCTTTCGGTATGGGAATAGACAAGGATAATGTTCGCTTTGTCATTCACTTCTCACCTGCCCCTTCCCTTGAAAATTATTACCAGGAGATCGGAAGAGCGGGAAGAGACGGTAAAGACAGTTTTGCATTCTTACTCTGGAACAAGCAGGAATTGCTCAATTTTGACGAAATTCTAAAAAATCAGACTCCCAATAAAGCAGAATTTTTAAAGATTATCACTTACCTCTACTCTATTTTTCAGGTGGCGGAATACGAACTCCCGGAAAAAGTTTTCCAACTGAATATCCAGGGAATTCAAAATTTTACCCGCCTATCGAAAGCAAAGATCAGTAACGTCCTTAATTTTCTGCATAATCAGGAAATCATTTATCACAACGACAACAAAAGCCTGTCTTCACTGGAGCTTCTCTTTAATGCTGAGGATATAGATCAATTGCCACAGAAGGATGCTTATTTTATAGAGCTTTTGCTTCGTACGGTATCAGGTATTACTACCCATAAAGTTATGTTCAGTGAACTGCAGGTGAGCAATAAGCTTGGTGTGAGTGTTCCACTGATCAAAGAGCGGTTGAAAGAACTTCAGCAAAAAAACTATCTGGAATATGTAGATGGGGCTTTGTCGAGTATTAAATTCCTGAAACCCCGTGATGAAAGAGCAATTAATTCAGCCTACTGGAAACTTTTTGAACATATTCAGAAGAATAAAATTCAGAAATGGGAAGAGATCAAGTTTTTTATAGAAAACAATGATTACTGTAAAATGAAACTTATTCTTGCCTACTTCGGAGAAAAAAATACGAAAAACTGTGGCCAATGCTCTGTTTGTGAAAAGAATAAACAGTCTATTTTTGGGAAAAATATTTCCCAGCAGATCATTAATCTGCTGGCTAAAAAACCATCAACCATAGAAGATCTTTCTATCCAGCTCAACTATCATTCTAAAAATAACATCCTGGAAAATCTGATCTTCCTTTTAGATTCAGGAAAAGTGAAAATGCTGAATTTCAGAACCTACGCGTTGAATCAGGAGTAA
- a CDS encoding OmpA family protein, with product MKLGLLLLATLPIAAYAQDSTTVNSSSEYPNTFSSGSANVQRFDNKARRFNDWAISVGGGAAFMVHSDLRSFYDKKVNWGYNAYVSIDKQITHTFGLSLIYQRGETKQKAMLDGAAGVAAGVGTATTKFNQLALMGDINFSNLLRRVDNHSPYRWALHGYAGIGLQSFNTSLHDGNEYRWSDNPKRVPLFIDQKLDIGSIYYQFGTGVKYKVSKLIDIEARAMYILSGDDEFDGGGWADANDYDPSTPGSKYNMISDSRSDNALSVTLGVSFKLGNKLSHLAWHDPLQEAYYRTSVLENAATDLVVCEKGDADNDGVCDDWDRQLDTPAGARVDGAGVALDMDLDGVIDLYDKCVTVPGPVENNGCPTK from the coding sequence ATGAAATTAGGTTTATTATTATTGGCCACACTACCAATCGCGGCTTATGCCCAGGATAGTACCACAGTAAACTCTTCTAGCGAGTACCCTAATACCTTTTCTTCAGGTTCTGCTAATGTACAGCGTTTCGACAACAAAGCCAGACGTTTTAACGATTGGGCTATTTCCGTTGGTGGAGGTGCTGCTTTCATGGTGCATTCTGATCTAAGATCTTTTTATGATAAAAAGGTAAATTGGGGGTATAATGCTTACGTAAGTATTGATAAGCAGATCACCCATACTTTTGGATTAAGTCTTATCTATCAGAGAGGAGAAACAAAACAGAAAGCGATGTTAGATGGCGCAGCAGGTGTTGCGGCAGGGGTAGGTACAGCAACTACTAAGTTTAACCAACTTGCTTTAATGGGAGATATTAACTTTTCTAACTTATTAAGAAGAGTAGATAACCACTCCCCTTACAGATGGGCATTGCATGGATATGCAGGTATCGGGCTTCAGAGCTTTAATACTTCTTTGCATGACGGAAATGAATACAGATGGAGTGATAATCCTAAAAGAGTTCCTTTGTTTATCGATCAGAAACTTGACATTGGCTCAATCTACTATCAATTCGGTACCGGAGTGAAATACAAAGTGTCAAAACTTATTGATATCGAAGCGAGAGCAATGTATATTCTAAGTGGTGATGATGAATTTGATGGAGGCGGATGGGCTGACGCTAACGACTACGATCCTTCAACTCCAGGTTCAAAGTATAATATGATCAGTGATTCCAGATCTGATAATGCATTGTCAGTCACTTTAGGGGTTTCTTTCAAATTAGGAAACAAATTATCTCACCTGGCATGGCATGATCCTCTTCAGGAAGCATACTACAGAACCAGCGTACTGGAAAATGCAGCTACAGATCTTGTGGTATGTGAAAAAGGTGACGCAGATAATGACGGAGTATGCGATGACTGGGACAGACAGCTTGATACTCCTGCAGGAGCAAGAGTTGACGGTGCCGGTGTAGCTTTAGATATGGATCTTGACGGAGTGATAGATCTGTACGACAAGTGTGTAACAGTTCCGGGTCCTGTTGAAAACAACGGATGCCCTACAAAATAA